One genomic window of Leptospira paudalimensis includes the following:
- the pgsA gene encoding CDP-diacylglycerol--glycerol-3-phosphate 3-phosphatidyltransferase: MEDWKTIANIPNLLTVLRVLALPFFIFALFQKEWEYQIFAFVLFALASLTDLVDGYLARKWNQQTEFGKFLDPLADKFLVIGCFVTFLFIHEPIEVWMVVLIVGRDMLITFLRYIAVRSGNSLRTTMMGKVKTAFQMGAILIILVVFMLISGKRRAMINETYAMGKLAGYSTFEVASQHANEFYTMVNTSDNISWKDIFDSIASFVPYFGMLFTTFITVISGLRYIITNYQLLTFSNLKRIFYDRSHK; the protein is encoded by the coding sequence GTGGAAGATTGGAAAACCATTGCCAATATCCCAAATTTACTAACCGTACTCCGTGTACTGGCATTGCCATTTTTTATCTTTGCCTTATTCCAAAAGGAATGGGAATACCAAATTTTTGCCTTTGTACTGTTTGCACTCGCATCACTCACCGATTTAGTCGATGGGTATCTTGCTAGAAAATGGAACCAACAAACCGAATTTGGAAAATTCCTAGATCCGCTCGCTGATAAATTTTTAGTCATTGGCTGTTTTGTTACTTTTTTATTCATCCATGAACCCATCGAAGTTTGGATGGTAGTCCTAATAGTTGGGCGAGATATGCTCATCACCTTCCTTCGTTACATTGCGGTTCGTTCGGGAAATAGCCTTCGTACCACCATGATGGGAAAAGTGAAAACAGCATTCCAAATGGGAGCGATTCTTATCATCCTCGTGGTGTTTATGCTCATCTCTGGAAAACGCCGCGCTATGATCAATGAAACCTATGCAATGGGAAAACTTGCTGGGTATTCTACATTTGAAGTGGCATCCCAACATGCTAATGAGTTTTATACGATGGTAAATACCTCTGATAATATCAGTTGGAAAGATATATTTGATTCCATTGCTTCGTTTGTTCCTTACTTTGGAATGTTATTCACCACGTTTATCACTGTGATTTCAGGACTACGGTACATCATTACCAATTACCAATTATTAACCTTTTCTAATCTCAAAAGGATATTTTATGACCGCTCTCACAAGTAA
- a CDS encoding MiaB/RimO family radical SAM methylthiotransferase, translating into MPKTKDKTDETPKSFFITTLGCPKNTVDSMAMHQSLLKEGLLPAADPEASDFHLVNTCTFIQDATKETIQTILDSIDIKKKNKQKLVVVGCFAERAGKEISADLPEVDLHFGTGKYDKAGEILRSHFPLDFKDLTEFNEDLLERLKTSKGIENYSKPYSYVKISDGCNRGCHFCIIPNLRGKYRDTEITDVLDQTKLAVKAGSKEICLVSQDTVFYGKDTDKLMDLVRSVAAVEGLEILRLLYLYPDKKTEKLLDLYREIPKIAPYLESPLQHVSKSVLKSMNRTGDYEFFKSLFQKARDIRPDLEIRTSFILGFPGETMEDVEEIIRFVEDVKPEKVNLFPYSPQDGTKGATMDGQLKDKEIARRVNLVREAYLGTLKTIHQNRIGKIYPCVVDEVLDEGAIVRRLQDAPEIDEVVYVDASNLKVGQFGKVRVDSFYELDMSGTWVV; encoded by the coding sequence ATGCCAAAGACCAAAGACAAAACCGATGAGACACCAAAGTCGTTTTTTATTACGACTCTTGGTTGTCCGAAAAACACTGTCGACTCCATGGCGATGCACCAGTCCTTACTCAAAGAAGGACTCCTCCCTGCAGCAGACCCAGAAGCCAGTGATTTTCATTTGGTAAATACATGTACATTTATCCAAGATGCCACGAAGGAAACCATTCAAACCATCCTTGATTCCATCGATATTAAGAAAAAGAACAAACAGAAGTTAGTTGTTGTAGGCTGTTTTGCTGAACGGGCGGGAAAAGAAATTTCCGCTGACCTTCCGGAAGTGGACCTCCATTTCGGAACAGGCAAGTATGACAAAGCAGGTGAAATTTTACGTTCCCATTTCCCTCTTGATTTTAAAGATTTAACTGAATTTAATGAAGACCTTCTCGAAAGACTCAAAACTTCGAAAGGCATCGAAAATTATTCGAAACCTTATTCCTATGTAAAAATTTCTGACGGATGTAACCGAGGTTGCCATTTCTGTATCATTCCTAATTTACGTGGGAAGTATAGAGACACAGAAATCACAGATGTCCTCGATCAAACAAAACTAGCAGTCAAAGCAGGTTCCAAAGAGATCTGTCTTGTTTCCCAAGACACAGTTTTTTATGGAAAGGACACAGACAAACTCATGGATTTGGTTCGGTCTGTGGCAGCGGTAGAGGGACTTGAGATTTTAAGACTCCTCTATCTATATCCTGATAAAAAAACAGAAAAGTTACTCGATTTGTACAGAGAAATTCCTAAAATTGCCCCGTATTTGGAAAGCCCATTACAACATGTTTCCAAATCCGTTTTAAAATCAATGAACCGCACAGGTGATTACGAATTCTTTAAATCCTTATTCCAAAAAGCAAGGGACATCCGCCCTGATTTAGAAATTCGTACTTCGTTTATATTAGGGTTTCCTGGGGAAACCATGGAAGACGTGGAAGAGATCATTCGTTTTGTGGAAGATGTAAAACCAGAAAAGGTAAATCTTTTTCCTTATTCTCCCCAAGACGGAACCAAAGGGGCTACCATGGATGGGCAACTCAAAGACAAAGAAATTGCACGCCGTGTGAACCTTGTGAGGGAAGCCTACCTTGGTACATTAAAGACCATCCACCAAAACCGAATTGGAAAAATTTACCCATGTGTCGTAGATGAAGTGTTAGACGAAGGTGCAATCGTACGTCGTCTCCAAGATGCACCTGAAATTGATGAAGTGGTGTATGTGGATGCTTCCAATTTAAAAGTAGGGCAGTTCGGCAAGGTACGAGTGGATTCTTTTTATGAACTCGATATGTCAGGGACTTGGGTGGTTTAG
- a CDS encoding helix-turn-helix domain-containing protein — MNTKRVGQILREAREDKKLSVKDVAKETNIAAKYIIALETEDYSQFPAETFALGFLKNYASYLKLDTAMLLNLYRGEQIEESQAPLEELTRPTTTPFSLDRNKIISLVSLFLFVISAYIIYISFEDSGSVSMDEDNTEVSQSVEPTNSSDIPSGINFVSQSVPENASVPFILTEDRGVSFSVNNQQCKMFIKGVSNGKANLGFNIFPEKNVYFFQTAEGEETILSYKIEELSSLRRDIRVVTQAVTEKSAKVLVTLKEEREGVAVKSPVGDVPIQVTLFFSKPSYVEFVLDGQMGERGLVSAGEVKHLEARDRLEIKVGDGGAVEMVQNGKERVVLGKPGKLVKKIFIRKANPYDSTQSIIGELGE; from the coding sequence TTGAATACAAAACGAGTTGGTCAGATCCTAAGAGAAGCAAGAGAAGACAAAAAACTTTCTGTGAAAGATGTCGCAAAAGAAACAAATATTGCGGCAAAATACATCATCGCATTAGAAACAGAAGATTATTCTCAGTTCCCAGCAGAAACGTTTGCTCTTGGTTTTTTAAAGAACTATGCTAGTTACTTAAAACTTGATACAGCAATGTTACTCAATTTATACCGCGGGGAACAGATTGAAGAATCACAAGCACCACTCGAAGAACTCACACGTCCTACAACCACTCCCTTTAGTTTAGATCGTAATAAAATCATAAGCCTTGTTTCTCTCTTTTTGTTTGTAATCTCGGCTTATATCATCTACATCAGTTTTGAAGACTCTGGTTCTGTTTCGATGGATGAGGACAACACAGAAGTAAGCCAAAGTGTTGAACCTACAAATAGTTCTGATATTCCTTCTGGCATTAACTTTGTCAGCCAAAGTGTTCCTGAAAATGCAAGTGTTCCTTTTATCCTCACAGAAGATCGTGGTGTGAGTTTTAGTGTGAACAACCAACAGTGTAAGATGTTCATCAAAGGTGTTTCCAATGGAAAAGCAAACCTAGGATTTAATATTTTTCCTGAAAAGAATGTTTATTTTTTCCAAACAGCCGAAGGGGAAGAAACCATTCTTTCTTATAAAATTGAAGAGCTCTCTTCCCTTCGCCGTGACATCCGCGTGGTGACACAAGCAGTCACTGAAAAATCAGCAAAAGTCCTTGTGACTTTAAAAGAAGAACGAGAAGGGGTCGCTGTAAAATCTCCTGTCGGAGATGTTCCGATCCAAGTAACTTTGTTTTTCTCCAAACCAAGTTATGTTGAATTTGTATTGGATGGTCAAATGGGTGAACGTGGTCTTGTTTCTGCGGGTGAAGTCAAACACTTAGAAGCTCGTGACAGACTTGAGATCAAAGTAGGAGATGGTGGTGCAGTGGAGATGGTACAAAATGGAAAAGAACGAGTTGTGCTTGGAAAACCAGGAAAACTTGTGAAAAAAATCTTTATCCGCAAAGCAAATCCGTATGACTCCACTCAATCCATCATTGGAGAGTTAGGCGAATAA
- a CDS encoding LolA family protein: MKVWIGFLLLVLGVSLEAQTSPAHNWHSPSEVVKKIKKNFSEINSYSADFLIKTEDNKKEKQMRGKCFYKRPGKIRYNFAEPEGDEIVSDGKTLHIFIKRLGAVGKQDLTLDRKNSSGPIFTTNSPDGLNRLFRKYHYKFDTIEQPRSMGDATKYFVLDLDQREKIGGFEKMKLFVDSESYLIKKAVATDGRGKVTTISFSNINFSEEIQDGVFNFHMSGNAKIVNNPLVSEN, from the coding sequence ATGAAAGTATGGATCGGATTTTTGTTACTTGTTTTGGGAGTTTCTTTGGAGGCCCAAACAAGTCCGGCTCACAATTGGCATTCACCTTCCGAAGTTGTCAAAAAGATCAAAAAAAACTTCAGCGAAATCAATTCGTATTCCGCTGATTTTCTCATCAAAACGGAAGACAACAAAAAAGAAAAACAAATGCGCGGGAAATGTTTTTACAAACGCCCTGGAAAAATTCGTTATAATTTTGCTGAACCAGAAGGAGACGAAATTGTTTCCGATGGAAAAACACTCCATATCTTTATCAAACGGTTAGGTGCTGTGGGAAAACAAGATCTTACACTCGATCGTAAAAATTCCTCAGGTCCCATCTTTACGACAAATAGTCCTGATGGTCTTAACCGCCTCTTTCGTAAGTACCATTATAAATTTGATACCATCGAACAACCTCGTTCTATGGGTGATGCAACCAAATACTTTGTTCTCGATTTAGACCAAAGGGAAAAAATTGGTGGGTTCGAAAAGATGAAACTATTTGTGGATTCTGAATCGTACCTCATCAAAAAAGCAGTCGCGACAGATGGTCGAGGCAAAGTAACGACGATTTCATTTTCTAACATTAATTTTTCGGAAGAAATCCAAGATGGTGTTTTCAATTTTCATATGAGCGGGAACGCGAAGATTGTCAACAACCCACTTGTCTCTGAGAACTAA
- a CDS encoding DNA translocase FtsK, which translates to MDPKKSVWGWTLPRKDFLPYLFVFSGVFLLLSLFSFQEGEDGSLFNWFGRLGHYIALTLFYLLGKTSFLLAGFVLLLGVLSLRNPDFDALSKALFFPIFLIATTVSLNLLETPMGHVGDSGGILGQFFSWIFSYLFGETGRVLVVFFLYLYFAVIWLEDGAWSYTFSTIHSVSEKLYHLMGGRRELPHFKLPSFMESVVSTRRGPVNEVRQRDWFQVQTEEESKDDLASHFWNVVANDAGSESRYQNGFPSSFRYMDEEKNSFQNLQKHQGKEKPKSQTVVFQNAKQFEGFFDASGTVFRFQKEKTKQQTESNRNLKSQPKLQVVDKREFSEGEDDGISNTQNVDDIRESKILFQFPEAKWKPKLDKEVSLEGLELPKLEPMRHGFGDQLAQANTSRFGKNETRNVGFGFSDFDENTDDANWDEDETHESIEGSENWDESDSYEEEGEERSSLENETNTLTIPIPESVRLSLVEETGLETEDWDETEDVVVSISDSEDGELEEETLETLAVEESSPLVRSNLSAGNFGKKKQPPKETKTEQELMFGSMVPKPKLKKGKYYISPRLLASHQVPVANILKNDSELDLIAKKIEESTGHFGIESKVITKERGPIITRYEITIPNGIKLNRIVSLSDEIRAYLEVKNIRIVAPIPGKASIGIEVPNRIREDVFLSEILKDTILQQKAKDLSICIGKDISGKLVMIDIAKLPHLLVAGTTGSGKSVSINAMITSLICTRSPEEVRFIMIDPKMVEMTLYEGIPHLLMPVITDPKKATKALSWAIQEMESRYQMISQLKSRDFKSFNEKVEEYAHAKGFQKLPYIVIFIDELADLMMVSGKDLEEQIQRISQKARAVGIHLVMATQRPSVDVITGVIKANCPARVAFQVAQKTDSRTILDTSGAETLLGKGDFLYRSPTSSDLMRIQAPYIEEKEIDSIVEEAKKQGAPAYVEMNWDDETNIEMASDEDEELFEEAWNIVVTEKKASASYLQRRMRIGYNKAARLMELMEMRGYVSPQVGAKPREILRSA; encoded by the coding sequence ATGGACCCTAAAAAATCCGTATGGGGATGGACTTTGCCTAGAAAGGATTTCCTCCCGTATTTATTTGTATTTTCTGGAGTATTTTTACTGTTATCTCTTTTTTCCTTCCAAGAAGGAGAGGATGGATCACTCTTTAATTGGTTTGGAAGGCTTGGGCATTACATTGCCCTAACCCTTTTTTATTTACTCGGAAAAACTTCCTTTTTACTCGCTGGGTTCGTATTACTCTTAGGTGTCCTTTCGTTACGTAACCCAGACTTTGATGCCCTAAGTAAGGCTTTATTTTTTCCCATTTTCCTCATTGCCACAACGGTGAGTTTGAACCTTCTCGAAACTCCCATGGGACATGTGGGTGACAGCGGTGGTATCCTCGGACAATTTTTTTCTTGGATCTTTTCCTATCTCTTTGGGGAAACAGGTAGAGTGCTTGTTGTCTTTTTTCTTTATTTGTACTTTGCTGTGATTTGGTTAGAAGACGGGGCTTGGTCCTATACCTTTTCTACCATCCATTCCGTTTCTGAAAAACTTTACCACCTAATGGGTGGCAGACGAGAATTGCCACATTTTAAACTTCCATCCTTTATGGAATCGGTGGTTTCAACACGCCGTGGCCCCGTAAATGAAGTGAGACAAAGGGATTGGTTTCAGGTCCAAACCGAAGAGGAATCAAAAGATGACCTCGCTAGTCATTTTTGGAATGTAGTGGCAAATGATGCAGGAAGTGAATCTCGATACCAAAATGGATTTCCTTCTTCCTTTCGGTATATGGATGAGGAAAAAAACTCATTCCAAAATTTGCAAAAACACCAAGGAAAAGAAAAACCAAAATCACAGACTGTGGTCTTCCAAAATGCCAAACAGTTTGAAGGATTTTTTGATGCGTCAGGAACTGTCTTTCGTTTCCAAAAAGAAAAGACAAAACAACAAACCGAATCCAATCGGAATCTGAAATCACAACCAAAATTGCAAGTAGTCGATAAACGGGAATTTAGCGAAGGTGAGGATGATGGCATTTCAAATACCCAAAATGTAGATGACATTCGTGAATCCAAAATTCTCTTTCAGTTCCCGGAAGCAAAATGGAAACCAAAATTGGACAAAGAAGTTTCACTCGAAGGTTTAGAACTTCCCAAATTAGAACCAATGAGACATGGATTCGGGGACCAGTTGGCTCAAGCGAATACCAGTCGATTTGGAAAAAACGAAACTCGAAATGTCGGGTTTGGATTTTCTGATTTTGATGAAAACACGGATGATGCCAATTGGGATGAAGACGAGACTCATGAATCGATTGAAGGTAGTGAGAACTGGGACGAGTCAGACTCATATGAAGAGGAAGGCGAAGAACGATCTTCCCTAGAAAACGAAACAAACACTCTCACCATCCCAATTCCTGAGTCCGTTCGACTTTCCCTTGTTGAAGAAACTGGTTTAGAAACAGAAGATTGGGATGAAACTGAGGATGTTGTTGTTTCCATTTCTGATTCGGAAGATGGAGAATTGGAAGAGGAGACCTTGGAAACTTTGGCCGTGGAAGAGTCTTCACCACTCGTTCGCTCGAATTTAAGTGCGGGAAATTTTGGTAAGAAAAAACAACCACCAAAGGAAACCAAAACCGAACAAGAACTGATGTTTGGTTCCATGGTGCCAAAACCAAAATTGAAAAAAGGAAAATATTATATTTCTCCAAGACTACTTGCCTCACACCAAGTCCCTGTCGCCAATATCTTAAAAAATGATTCGGAACTTGACCTCATCGCTAAAAAAATCGAAGAGTCAACAGGCCACTTTGGAATTGAATCCAAGGTCATTACCAAAGAACGAGGTCCCATCATCACTCGTTACGAAATCACAATTCCGAACGGAATCAAACTGAATCGAATTGTGTCTTTGTCTGATGAGATTAGGGCTTACCTCGAAGTGAAAAACATTCGGATTGTAGCACCTATCCCGGGTAAGGCGTCCATTGGAATTGAGGTTCCGAACCGAATCCGTGAAGACGTGTTTTTATCAGAGATTTTAAAAGATACCATCCTCCAACAAAAAGCCAAAGACTTATCCATTTGTATTGGAAAAGATATTTCGGGAAAACTTGTGATGATTGATATCGCAAAACTCCCACACTTACTTGTCGCAGGAACCACAGGTTCTGGAAAGTCGGTGAGTATCAATGCGATGATCACGAGCCTTATCTGCACTCGTTCCCCAGAAGAAGTGCGATTCATTATGATCGATCCAAAGATGGTGGAGATGACACTTTACGAAGGAATCCCACACCTTCTTATGCCTGTGATCACTGATCCAAAAAAAGCTACGAAGGCACTTTCCTGGGCGATCCAAGAAATGGAGAGTCGTTACCAAATGATCTCCCAATTGAAAAGTAGGGACTTCAAAAGTTTTAATGAGAAGGTAGAGGAATATGCTCACGCCAAAGGGTTCCAAAAACTCCCTTACATTGTGATTTTCATTGATGAGCTTGCGGACCTCATGATGGTGTCAGGAAAGGATTTGGAAGAACAAATCCAACGAATTTCCCAAAAAGCAAGAGCGGTGGGAATCCATTTGGTGATGGCGACCCAAAGACCATCCGTAGATGTGATCACTGGAGTCATCAAAGCGAACTGCCCAGCAAGGGTTGCTTTCCAAGTCGCACAAAAAACAGATTCACGCACCATCCTCGATACAAGTGGAGCGGAAACTCTCCTCGGAAAAGGGGACTTTTTGTACCGTTCCCCTACCTCGAGTGACCTCATGCGGATCCAAGCTCCCTACATTGAAGAGAAAGAAATTGATTCCATTGTGGAAGAGGCCAAAAAACAAGGGGCACCTGCCTACGTGGAAATGAACTGGGACGATGAAACGAATATTGAAATGGCCTCTGACGAGGACGAGGAATTATTCGAAGAAGCATGGAACATTGTTGTGACAGAAAAAAAAGCCAGTGCCAGTTATTTGCAACGTAGGATGAGGATTGGTTACAACAAAGCGGCAAGGCTTATGGAACTCATGGAAATGAGGGGTTATGTTTCTCCGCAAGTCGGGGCAAAACCTCGGGAAATCTTACGTTCAGCGTAA
- a CDS encoding YajQ family cyclic di-GMP-binding protein, with protein MAQDPSFDIVSKLDRPELQNAVSQAMTEIQTRFDFKGSNSEIKITDDQLVLTSENEIKLKQVIDVLTTKMAKRGISLKAFDFDSKVEPATGQTVRMKVKIQNGLDKEQTKQITTLIKDQKLKVQATIQGDSVRVVGKKKDDLQEVMAAIRNANFNFDANFTNFKG; from the coding sequence ATGGCTCAAGACCCTTCCTTTGACATTGTATCAAAACTCGATCGCCCCGAATTACAAAATGCTGTTTCGCAAGCGATGACCGAGATTCAAACTCGTTTTGATTTTAAAGGATCGAATTCCGAAATCAAAATCACAGACGACCAACTGGTTTTGACTTCGGAAAACGAAATCAAATTGAAACAGGTAATCGATGTCCTCACCACTAAAATGGCGAAACGAGGCATCAGTCTAAAAGCCTTTGATTTTGATTCCAAAGTGGAACCTGCCACAGGGCAAACGGTCCGGATGAAGGTGAAAATCCAAAATGGTTTGGACAAAGAACAAACAAAACAAATCACAACCCTCATCAAAGACCAAAAATTAAAAGTCCAAGCGACCATCCAAGGGGATTCGGTGCGTGTGGTTGGTAAAAAGAAGGACGATTTGCAAGAGGTGATGGCAGCCATCCGCAATGCAAATTTCAATTTTGATGCCAATTTTACGAACTTCAAAGGGTAA
- the alaS gene encoding alanine--tRNA ligase, producing the protein MKSKTVQEIARLYTNYFQEKGHTIVPSSSLIPKGDPTLLFTTAGMVQFKPLFTGAVELPYTRAASIQKCVRTTDLEVVGKTERHCTFFEMLGNFSFGDYFKKEAIEYALDFSLNHLEIPKEKIWVTIYLDDDEAKKIWMDAGIPEERIVRLGKKDNFWGPAGDSGACGPCSELYLDRGPEKGGPSCGNNPNCKPGCDCDRYLEYWNLVFNQFNQTVSGELLPLKQTGIDTGSGLERVAMLLQEVDSVYDTDELKTIIQKIESLSGFQYNESTKQSFRVITDHSRSVFFSLGDGIFPDRTGRGYVIRRLIRRASLFARKIGIHEPFLYKLVGTLKDLYVARYPELKDKAKDIESILKKEEELFLHTLEVGLEELESLLSHLTANKQTLVTGKEGFRLYSTYGFPREMTKELVEDRGFSFDDKGFEGELEKDRDLSRASWKGKKIQYLTGLSASPELKTEFLGYTESKTKGKVLYLFVDGKSVSSAKQGEEVVIVLDKTPFYAEGGGQIGDTGYIKKEGFQFQVQDTQKENDTFLHMGMVLKGNISVGDGVDTEIEVERRQNLANHHSGTHLLNGALRRILGNHVTQKGSVVSADYLRFDFSHPKALSPEEIIQIESDVNEAVSANIPVKTEVLDLHQAKESGALSMFDEKYGNLVRVVSMGEKSKEFCGGTHVTNTKEIGFFAIVKEGSPGAGNRRIEAICGESVVSYFLQQFQTLASKIETHNLSAKEAFGDLKEFGIATEVPSPEGLQSIFLKDGKTAVASLRKLRETLETELEEKSSSLFKAKKKLEQQKFQMNPELVDGLLEKAHKFAKGKVVAEVFPSVDAKALKDLADSLKAKEPEILCLFGTTEGESSTLVFMCNKVLNDKGIHCGEMLKETLVMLDGKGGGRPDMAQGGGKKPESVAKSLEFALSLAKTKLS; encoded by the coding sequence ATGAAGTCGAAAACCGTCCAAGAAATCGCAAGGTTGTACACGAACTATTTCCAAGAGAAAGGACACACCATTGTGCCTTCCTCGAGTCTCATTCCCAAAGGGGATCCTACACTTTTATTCACAACCGCAGGTATGGTACAGTTCAAACCTCTTTTCACTGGGGCAGTGGAACTCCCATACACTAGAGCTGCTTCCATTCAAAAATGTGTCCGCACCACTGATTTGGAAGTTGTTGGGAAAACGGAACGGCATTGTACTTTTTTTGAGATGTTAGGAAATTTTTCCTTCGGCGATTATTTTAAAAAAGAAGCCATCGAATACGCGTTAGACTTTTCACTAAACCATTTAGAAATTCCCAAAGAGAAAATTTGGGTGACCATTTACCTTGATGATGATGAAGCCAAAAAAATCTGGATGGATGCTGGGATTCCAGAAGAACGAATTGTACGCCTTGGCAAAAAAGATAATTTTTGGGGACCTGCTGGAGACAGTGGAGCTTGTGGCCCTTGTTCCGAATTGTATTTGGACAGAGGGCCCGAGAAAGGTGGTCCTAGCTGTGGAAACAACCCTAATTGTAAACCAGGTTGTGACTGTGACCGTTATTTAGAATATTGGAATTTAGTATTTAACCAGTTTAACCAAACGGTTTCGGGAGAACTTCTCCCTCTCAAACAAACTGGCATTGATACAGGTTCAGGACTCGAACGTGTGGCCATGTTATTACAAGAAGTGGACTCAGTTTATGACACGGATGAATTAAAAACCATCATCCAAAAAATTGAATCACTATCTGGTTTTCAATATAATGAATCCACCAAACAATCATTTCGTGTGATTACTGACCATTCGCGTTCTGTCTTTTTTTCTCTCGGAGATGGAATTTTCCCTGACCGCACAGGACGTGGGTATGTGATCCGTCGTCTCATAAGACGTGCCTCACTTTTTGCGAGAAAAATTGGAATCCATGAACCTTTTTTATACAAACTTGTTGGCACTCTAAAAGATTTGTATGTAGCTCGTTACCCAGAACTAAAAGACAAAGCAAAAGATATTGAATCCATCTTAAAAAAAGAAGAAGAACTTTTCCTTCACACGTTAGAAGTGGGACTCGAAGAATTAGAATCTTTACTTTCACATCTAACGGCAAACAAACAAACGCTTGTCACCGGAAAAGAAGGTTTTCGATTGTATTCCACATATGGTTTCCCTCGTGAGATGACAAAGGAACTTGTGGAAGACCGTGGGTTTAGTTTTGATGACAAAGGTTTTGAAGGAGAACTCGAAAAAGACCGCGATTTATCGCGTGCGAGTTGGAAAGGGAAAAAAATCCAATACCTCACTGGACTTTCCGCTTCTCCCGAATTAAAAACAGAATTTTTAGGCTATACGGAATCCAAAACAAAAGGAAAGGTTTTGTATCTTTTTGTGGATGGGAAGTCAGTCAGTTCCGCCAAACAAGGAGAAGAGGTTGTCATCGTTCTCGATAAAACTCCTTTTTACGCGGAAGGTGGTGGACAGATTGGTGATACTGGTTACATCAAAAAAGAAGGTTTCCAATTCCAAGTCCAAGACACTCAAAAAGAGAATGATACCTTCCTTCATATGGGAATGGTCTTAAAAGGAAATATTTCTGTTGGTGATGGAGTCGATACCGAAATTGAAGTCGAACGAAGGCAAAACCTTGCCAACCACCATTCCGGCACACATTTGTTAAACGGGGCACTCCGAAGAATCCTCGGGAACCATGTAACCCAAAAAGGTTCCGTTGTATCGGCAGATTACCTAAGATTTGATTTTTCCCATCCCAAAGCTTTATCTCCGGAAGAGATCATTCAGATTGAATCGGATGTAAACGAAGCCGTGAGTGCCAATATCCCTGTCAAAACAGAAGTATTGGACTTACACCAAGCCAAAGAATCAGGGGCACTTTCCATGTTTGATGAAAAGTATGGAAACCTTGTGCGTGTTGTTTCTATGGGTGAAAAATCCAAAGAATTCTGTGGGGGAACCCATGTTACGAACACCAAAGAAATTGGATTTTTTGCGATCGTAAAAGAAGGTAGCCCTGGTGCGGGAAATCGACGGATTGAGGCGATTTGCGGGGAATCAGTTGTGTCTTATTTTTTACAACAGTTCCAAACCTTGGCATCCAAAATCGAAACACATAACCTATCCGCCAAAGAGGCATTTGGTGATTTGAAAGAGTTTGGAATTGCAACAGAAGTTCCATCCCCAGAAGGTTTACAATCTATCTTTCTAAAAGATGGGAAAACTGCTGTGGCAAGTCTTCGTAAACTCAGAGAAACATTAGAAACGGAACTCGAAGAAAAATCCTCTTCGCTCTTTAAGGCCAAAAAGAAATTAGAACAACAAAAGTTCCAAATGAACCCAGAACTTGTGGATGGTCTCTTAGAAAAGGCCCACAAGTTTGCCAAAGGCAAAGTGGTAGCAGAAGTATTTCCTTCCGTGGATGCAAAAGCTCTTAAAGATTTGGCAGACTCACTCAAAGCAAAAGAACCAGAGATCCTTTGTTTGTTTGGAACCACAGAAGGGGAGTCAAGTACTCTCGTGTTTATGTGTAATAAGGTTCTCAATGACAAAGGCATCCACTGTGGTGAAATGTTAAAAGAAACCTTAGTGATGTTAGATGGAAAAGGTGGGGGACGACCTGATATGGCACAAGGTGGTGGTAAAAAACCAGAGTCTGTTGCCAAGTCCCTAGAGTTTGCCCTTTCCCTTGCAAAAACAAAATTATCGTAA